ATTTTCGCGAAGGCTCCCTTGTAATCGAAATCTCGCAGCGGGTTAGCTTGGGGCAAATTTTGGTGAAGTAGCTCGACCTGAAGTCGGTTCGGCCACCAATCATCAGTTTGCGGCTTGGAGCCGAGCGCACCGCCAATGCGGCTTCCACGGAAAGGACATTGTGCAGGATTGGTAGGAGGGTTGTTATTCATAGAGTCCAGTCCCTTCTTGAGGTCTATTTGCCTAGCTTGCTTACTTTTTTTACTGCTTCGCTCAACATCTAGGTTATCATTCTATTGTGAGCGGTCAAGATACTGTTGGCGAAACATTACTTAACATTTGAAGACAAACCTATACGGTGTATGACATGGGAATGAACTATGGGCTTTACCATGTCATACATGAATAACTCCAGTTAAGATGGTAATGGTGGGTTTATTTCCCATTATCCATTACCAATTACCGAATCCTTAATAGTTACTGGTTCTGGGTATCACTTTTTTGTTGGCTACTTGAGAGTGTTGGTTCAAAAATCAGATACGTCCCTCCTAATCCTTCCACAATTGTGCGAGTATTAGCAACCATCATTTTTTGGTAAGTGTCTGCTTCGCTTCCTGGCGCACCTAAGTTATTAACAAATAGCTTTCTTTGTGACACTTTCGCTTTTGTATTTTGAGTCACAGAGTTAATCCAATTAGAGTTGTTTGTTGTTGTTTCTGTAAAAAGCGTAGGAATCTTAGATTCTTTAATGTATGTAGCCAGTGATTCTATTCGTGTTGCACTCGGTTTTTCTCTATCGCTTATGGCTTCTAGAGCAGATGTATAAGAAAGACCGTATGCTTTGGCATAATAACCCATTGCATCATGAGTTGTTACTAATTCGCGTTGTTTGGCAGGTACACTAGAAATTCTTGACTTAATCCAACCATCTAGTTTTGTGAGTTCATTTTTAACTTTTTCTGCGTTTTTACTATATAAGGAAGTATTTTCTGGAACTGCTTTACTCAGGTTATTGCTAATAACATTTACCATCCTGATACCATTTTTCGCATTGTGCCAAACATAAGGATCAGATACTGTTTTCTCCTCTTCTTCAAACTTTAGCGGCTGAGGAACAGCACGTTGAGCAACTGCGATTTTTGCCCCACTATTTTTACTCGCCTTGATCAGCTTGACTACACTAGGTTCTAAATTGTATCCACTGAAAAGAATCAATTTAGCTTGCTCGATGGCTTCTTGATCTTCTGGTTTTTGTTGATAAAAGTAGGGATTTGTATCAGGGGGAATTAGGCAGGTGAGATTAATTGTCTCCTGTGCTATTTGCTTGGTTAAGTCACACAATATACTTGTTGTTGCTACGACTTTAGGAAGATTAGCATTGTGTTCACTGGAGTTGAGAGTGCCAGTAGAAGTGTTTGCCATACTACCTAAATTATGACACCCAAACAATCCAAGAGTAAAAGCAACGAGAG
This portion of the Brasilonema sennae CENA114 genome encodes:
- a CDS encoding metal ABC transporter solute-binding protein, Zn/Mn family, whose protein sequence is MSRKLQLIQPLRAALVAFTLGLFGCHNLGSMANTSTGTLNSSEHNANLPKVVATTSILCDLTKQIAQETINLTCLIPPDTNPYFYQQKPEDQEAIEQAKLILFSGYNLEPSVVKLIKASKNSGAKIAVAQRAVPQPLKFEEEEKTVSDPYVWHNAKNGIRMVNVISNNLSKAVPENTSLYSKNAEKVKNELTKLDGWIKSRISSVPAKQRELVTTHDAMGYYAKAYGLSYTSALEAISDREKPSATRIESLATYIKESKIPTLFTETTTNNSNWINSVTQNTKAKVSQRKLFVNNLGAPGSEADTYQKMMVANTRTIVEGLGGTYLIFEPTLSSSQQKSDTQNQ